The Narcine bancroftii isolate sNarBan1 chromosome 11, sNarBan1.hap1, whole genome shotgun sequence genome has a window encoding:
- the LOC138746228 gene encoding protein BTG1-like — translation MYVLGAWADMKPEISAAVGFICKLLRTKAAVDERQLQTFCQSLQDLLAEHYKHHWFPDKPCKGSGYRCIRINHKMDPLIWKAASRIGLSNEKVYELLPSELTLWVDPYEVSYRIGEDGSICVLYEAHPIGHSHHLHLGTSSPVPMVVDGSRTSCKDELLLGRTSPCKTFSMMTVSS, via the exons ATGTACGTACTGGGCGCTTGGGCCGACATGAAGCCAGAGATCAGCGCGGCGGTGGGTTTCATCTGTAAGCTCCTGCGGACCAAGGCCGCGGTGGACGAGCGGCAGCTGCAGACCTTCTGCCAgtcgctgcaagacctgctggcgG AGCACTATAAGCACCACTGGTTTCCTGACAAGCCATGCAAAGGCTCTGGCTACCGGTGCATCAGGATCAACCACAAAATGGACCCCCTGATCTGGAAGGCAGCAAGCCGGATCGGATTGAGCAACGAGAAGGTGTACGAACTGCTGCCAAGCGAGCTGACGCTCTGGGTCGATCCTTACGAGGTGTCCTACCGGATCGGCGAAGATGGCTCAATCTGCGTGCTGTATGAGGCGCACCCAATCGGGCACAGCCACCACCTGCACCTGGGAACCAGCTCACCAGTGCCCATGGTGGTGGATGGCAGCCGGACAAGTTGCAAGGACGAGCTGCTGCTGGGGAGAACCAGCCCTTGCAAAACCTTCAGCATGATGACCGTATCCAGCTAG